ACGGCGATATTAAACTATAGGGCTCTGCGAGGGATGAAGCTCGGAAAATTAAATGTCCGATTATTGACCTCTAAactttgaggtatttaaatttTTACCCCAGGAATTTGTTTTAATTGGTAATTACTACTTCATCTTAAGATAATTCTAAACCAAACAtgtatttgaaaaacaaccAATTTCAATTCTATTCATTCCAAGCGATGTGGCATGTATATGGCTAATTGCTTAGaatatatgtaaaaaaaaaaaaaaaaaagggataattgcagaaacctcccctgagttTTATGGTAATAGCATTGACCTCCCCTATGAAGTTTAAAATAGCAATCACCTCCCTAAAAAAAGACTGACACAATTTAATACATTCTTCATTGTCAATttactaaaataccctcactaaaatttaattttaccaAAGAATGTGATGACTTAAACCTAGTAAAACGTTTGTCATTTTGATAATTGTAGTTTACACTAAATTAActatttatgcatagtttaactaaataactaaataactaataatctaattaattaattaactaattatctgtTGAcataaataactaattaactttagatgcttaactaattatctaattagttaattaacttcttaattaactaactaactaactaactcAAGTTGCAGTCTCCGTCCAGCTTTGATTAAGGGTATGCTTTAGTGTGAGACTAGTTTTAGAGGCAAGAACAGGGCGGCAATTGCTGAGGAAGATGGCGCCATGAATTGGCGCCAATTTGTTACAAGTTGCTCTTGAGGTGACAAGCTGCCTACTTGCAGCATAAGAGAGTGTGCCTTGCAGATAAAATTCTGACCATTGAGAGAAGGAAACATAAGAGAAGAAAATTGGAACTCTGGCTTAGTTCATGGGAGGCTGATTGTCCGTGAGAGATAAACAACATATGTGACCGTGAGCTAGGAACCAATTTTGAGCATCAACTGCAGTTAATTTGCAAGAACTGAAGTGGAGTAGGTAAATAAATTTGTACTTTAGCTCTTGTATGATCATGTTTTTGAATACTGAGTGCAGTGAATGCATGTTTTTTGTTCCATCATGAGTTGAATGTGTTAGTAATGATCAGAAACAAATGTGATGTTATTGTCAGTAAtgatcaatgccaaatatgatgATATTGTAGCTGGTTTTAGACGAGCTGTTGTACTCTGCTATTCATGTTATTTTAGACATGTTTATCAATGGATGTTTTGATCATGATCTATTTTTCGATCTTTTAAGACTTGTATCAACTCAGTGAATGCTACAATAGTCTTGAGTTCATGACTAGTCATCAGTGTAGACATAAGTGTCTAAACTAGATACAGTTGTCTGCTATTTTCTACTTACATTGCTAAGTTTCTGTCACTTTTGAAACCTAGGATGGCTCTTTTTTCTACTTATGATATGGTTGTTCACTATGAGGAGAAACAAGTGAGAAATCCAAATATCGATCCAATTGGTTACTGTTACCTTAATCTACTATTTGATGTTGCTGAGAAGGTGTTCGGTGAAGTCCCTGGGCATCTGAATAAGTTAATACATATGAGGTGTCAGATTCCTAAGACAGATCGTATGTTTGATATTACAGATGATGATAGTGTACGTGAAATGTTTGAAATGCATAAGTCTGGAAGAATGATTAATGTGCATGTGCAGGATATGGATGTTATTCCATCTTATAAAGCTAATCAGATAAATGAAAATGGTCATAACACTGATTTGAACttaagagaaaaaggaaaggacAAGGTATGTGTTGTTGCCATTGATGATTCTGAGGGTGAATATAGTGATTCCAGCTCTGATTCAAGCTGGCTGCACAGCATGGATAGTGACAATGAGAAAGATTTAGATGTTCATAGCGATAGTGATGAATCTGACATGTCATTTTCTGATTTTGATGACAATGAGGAGGGTGCCTTAGTTCCTTATtctgaaaatgaagaagaaactgACCCTGTTCAGCAAGCTTTGAAATCAAAACTGTGGACGTACAACCCAAAAGTAGAGATAGAGTTTAAGAAAGGTCAACTATTTACTAATGTCGATGCATTTAGAGCAGCTTTAAAGGACTATGTAATTCAGAAAGGATTTCCAATTATGAGACTAAAGAATGAGAAGAGCAGAGTCACTGCTGTTTGTGGTGTTGAAGGGTGCAAATGGAGAATCCATGCATCACCAGTTTTAGATTCCATGACCTTTATGATTAAGACTTATCAAGGTGAACACACATGTGTGATGGACAGGAAGAACACAGAAGCTACAGCTGACTGGATTGCCAAGAAACTAGTTCCAGTCATGAGAATTCACCCCAACATGTCCACCAAAGGGGTAGAAGCTGAGATGATTAAGTATGGTGTGCATCCAAGCAAATGGCAGATGTATAGAGCACTAACTAAAGCAAGAAATGAGATTGAAGGCAATCACATTGAATCGTACGCCAAATTGCCAAAGTATGCAGAGCTGATCAGGAAATACAACCCACAAAGTATCTGCAAAATACATTATGATAGGCCTACTCTTCTTGTTGAGCCTAGATTTCTCAGAATGTTTATTAGTTTCAAAGCTCAAAGAAGTGGATTTGTTGAAGGCTGTAGACCTTTTGTTGGTTTTGATGGATGTTTTTTAAAAGGTGCTTATGGTGGTGTGCTTCTCACAGCAGTCACATTAGATGCTAACAATAGCATTTTTCCTATTGCATTTGCTGTGGCTGAAGCTGAAAATAAAGAAACCTGGAGTTGGTTTTTTCATTACTTTGAGGAGTTTTTTGGGCCATTTACTTCAGAAAATGGTTTTCATGGTCCTCTAACCTTCATGAGTGACAGGCAAAAGGTGAGCTTCACAACAGGCCTTGAACATTATTCTGATTCTGTTATGCATCCAGATTCTGGATTAGTTATGTACTTGTCAATGATTCTGTATTTTTTAGTGtaacttgtttgcatgttttggtGATCATTTCAGGGCTTGAATATAGCTTATGAAGAGAGAGTGCCTGTTGCTAGTGGAAGACATTGCTGTAGGCATATCTGCAGTAATTTTAAAGCTCAATTTCCTGGTATTCTGCTTAGTAACTTGTTCTGGAGAGCAGCAAAAAGCTTTGATGTTGCAGGACATAATGAAGCCATGGCTAGCATAAAGGAGTTAAACATAGAAGCATGGAAATACTTGGACAAAATTCCTAAAACAACATGGTGCAGATATACGTTCAATACTGGACTAAAATGTGATCATGTCACAAATAACTGCACTGAGTCCTTCAATGCATGGATAGGTGAGCTAAGAGGGAAGCCTATCTTGACACTTgttgatgggttgaggaagaagttcatgaagaaaatgcataagcGATATCAGAAAGGGTGCATGCTCACCACTGCCATCACACCAAAGATGCTTGGTAAACTACAAAAAATAGGACAAGCATCAAGACAATGTGAACTCACTATGGCTTCTACTGATGTATTTGAAGTGGGGGATATGAACAGGTCCTACATAGTCAATTTATCAGCTAAAACTTGTGATTGTGGAGCATTTCAAATTTCAGGCCTTCCTTGTAAACATGCTGCACTAGGGATTATCTACAAGAGAGAAAAGCTGGAATCCTACTGTGAGCATTGGTTCTCAAGAGATAAGTACTTAAAGACATATTCAAGTATGATTCATCCAATTCCTGATGAGAAAATGTGGCCACCTATGCCATATGTTACACCTGTAACAGTCCTACCTCCTCCATTAAGAAGAGCTCCAGGTAGACCAAAGACTAAAAGGAGAAGGGAACATGATGAAGGACAGTCTGCGTCACAACCAAAAAGACTTTGCTGCATCAAGTGTGGAAACTGTGGCTCTTTTGGTCACAACAAGAGGTCATGTCAAGGAGCACCTGTCCAGAATAAGAAGAATGGCAATAGAACTACTGGCCAGCAGGTGTTATATGTGCTGAAATTGCTACTGAATGTGATTATTTTATATCAATTCATTACTTACAATTAGCTTGTTCCTTAACAACAgagctatagaagaggcaaaccAGGAAGAGGGACTGCAAACACGGGCCTGTCAGGAGCAACTCTTTGGGTAAGATTTTTTAACTTATTTAAGCTTCTGATTGTAACATTTATAGCACATGCCTTGTCGAAACTAATATTACTTGTCAATGTTTACTGCTAGGATCATGTCTCTGGCAATGTTCCAGTTGTATACTCAAGCCAAGGCAACAATCATTCTCCTTCAACTCAACCTGCACCTGCAACTGTGAATGTGCATGTGCAGAATCAGAGCACAGCAACCACTTCAAAGAAAAAGGTGCAATTGAATGAGTGCATTTTATGATATGCTTTAATAAAATGCTTGAGTGTAATGTTCAACACGTGTGATTGTACAGAGAGGAAGACCTTTAAGCAATACTGGAGCATCTGCTAGAGGGAGCAGCAAGAGAAACTACTCAAATACTACTCAGATCACTCAAATTGTGGAACAAGCTGGTCATCAGCAAATTGCTACATTTCAAGTTGCTACACCTGCATCTGAATCCATCAATGCAGCTACAACACTGCACTCAACAAATGTTAGCAACAATAGCAGTTTTAGTATGCAATTCTGATATTATCTCTATAGTTTTGGCAAGTGAATGCTTACTGCTGAAAGTATCAATTCAGTAGTATGCCATTAATTATGTACATAACAGAGCTATTTTGTACTATACTGTGGCAGTTTTAGACATGTTTCTGCCTCTCATGACATTGCAATCCTCACCATCTGTTCTAAGTGATTTAATGGTTCAGATGGTGTTTTGAACTTTTTGTGGATTGCTCAGTCATGCTCTGCTATTacttgcctgttgtgtttcacTTTTGTAGTACTTCAAATTACTGAATTCTGATCAGACTTGTTGTATTAATGCATTAATCTTGTAATACAAGTATGCTTCTGTGACTGTTTTGTTTTGTATTGTTGGTAACAAGTGATTTTGTATTGATGACAGTAGATATAAACAGAACTCTGGCTTGCATTTATATTGTAAACTACAAACGCTGCTGCATACATGATGAAGGGAACTTGTTCCTCTCCTATGTCTTACATATAAATTCGAACTGCAGCTATATCTACTTCATCACTAATGTACATTTCTGGATAGCATCAGCCTATTGACTTCACAATATGGATGAAAACATAAACAGCAACAAGTATGAGATTGATGATGAAAAGTATAGCCACTGCACTTGTCAGAACAATTGGCATTTCCCTTCTAACAGCCATAGACCTTTGTTGCTGTAGGTGCGATTGTAGCACTGAATTGGTGTCATAGTTTCTACTGTTAACCTCTTCTTCTTCTGGACCCTCATACCACTGGAAGTACTTGCATTTTGCACAAAAAAAGTAgggtaaacaacaaaaaagccccctgtggttaagcaatcatacataaaagccccctgtggtttCATATCATACCAGTCGATACCCCGTGGTTTGAATTAACCTGAAAAGTGGACGGAAATCGGCAAAACAGACGGAGCTGAGTGaatagacgaaaatacccttttgaagaacgcagcttgcatgtaaattttttttttttttaagtaatttgttaaatagcctgcctgaaacccgcttgcgggtttcccCTTTATGTAAAATGACTAAAAGCTGCGTTTCTGTTCTATTTATATCAAACACATactctcaaaccctcacctgAAGGGTGAGGATGAGAGGGGAGGTTTTGCTGGGCATCCTAGGGCCCTCCGATGGGCATGTGCAACtcaacgcagcttgcatgtaaaaaaatttttttttttttaagtaatttgttaaatagcctgaaacccgcttgcgggtttccctcttttttttttttttaaaaaataaattctatgctaaaatgacttaaaacaaaaataaaagactaaaagtaaataaaaactagcatgaaaaataaaaataacagtaaataaaaatacactaaaaatttggtgtctacagtagtTAATGAATAATCTGGAAACAGATTGAATGAAGACTCAGAAGAAACGGAAGCTGGTCTCTTATTATTAAAGAGTGAAGGCTAAAATAGGCATATCAGGTGAAAGTTTGTGGTGGAAATCTGTTTTTCGCATATGCACGCGCCTTTGCAGTTCGTTTAAGACACACGCCGAATATTTGACGATTTCCGTCCACTTTTCAGGTTAATTCAAACCACGGGGTATCGACTGGTATGATATGAAACCACAAGGGGTTTTTATGTATGATTGCCtaaccacagggggcttttttgttgtttacccAAAAAAGTATAATTTGTTGGGGTTGTTTTCAGACTCAGAAATCTTCAATGTTGCCTTTCTATTGCACCAGCAATATTTGTTTTGTATTGTGAAGGATGTAGGAGAGTTCCATGATGTTCTCCTGTGGCTGGAAGAAGCCATTTTCTGATTTCTGCAATATGACTTGAAACTGCCAAACTGAGTATCAAGCAAGCTGTGTTTTGAGCTAGAAAATTGCTGCTGCATACATGAGTCCAGATTCTGGTATTCATTTTGCTACTGACCATCGTTTATAAGCTAGTGCCTTAGTTACATCAATTAGCCGTTAAGTAGCCGTTGGTTTCTCAGCAAATGAAGTTGTTGCAGGTCATCATCTGGAAGCATGTTGTTGCATTTATACCCCCTGAACTTCCTTGTGCTTAATGAAAAAGCCCCTCCCTTGTTAATACTACTTGTCAACCAACATCAGGGCAAATTTGGAACAAATTTTTTATCTCACTTGTACAGCTAATTTTTTAATGGGAATTGAAGCTGCCTGGACTGATTTTGCAACTTAATGTTCCTGTTGAGGGGTGCTATCTGCCATTTCAGAACTTAGAGGGGAGCTCAGTGCAACTGTCAGTAgtttcaggggaggtttctgcaattttcccaaaaaaaaaacatcgcACAAATGTATCTCTGGCTATTTGTCAGAAACTCTGCAAAAATGTCAGTAGGTCAGCGgcccacaatttttttttgaattagcCTATCCCCAACCGTGCTGACTGGGCACGTCTGTGGACAGgcggtcaaaaaaaaaagggtagggACCTTTGTTTGTCAGCCTTTCTCAGGCTGATTTCTCAGCCTTTCTGTAtcctaaataaatttcattactttaattttcaaaataacttgaTTAAACTAAATTTTAACCATAATCTTAAATATACTtcatttcattaatttttaaaataaatacattaaCCTAACCTCACTATTCATGTCCCCAGATGCCTTTTGTATTGTAAGTATTCCATTTGTCTTTTACTTCAATTTTGTATTATTATTAAACCATTATTAAATGCATAATAGTTGTTAATTAAAGAAGGATTCATGTATTCCAATAAACAGGAATTAATTATTATAATTACTTTGGCTTGGCGTACGTAATAATACAACCAATTCGAATCAATATTTTTTCCGAAACAACATTTTTGCATCTTCCAAGAATCTTCcattctatatattttttttaactacATTTTTACCTCACACGCAGCATATATGATATCTTACAAAAGTCCACGACTACAGGAATTCTTCATCTATATCAATCTCttccccaaaatttttttattgatatttgcagattataacttttttcttttttattgttctCGTCACTTGTCATGACAATTGATCGTGAGTTAAAATATTTACAATTGGATAAACCTCTCGAAATTTTGATAACAATTTCTATTGATTAAATTCTATTTTTGATTAAATAGTCCAACTTCTATTTTTGATAACAATTAAATTATTGATTAAATAATGTACCTTGAAAGGCAAAGCTTTTGTCCCGTAGCACGACAAGGTCGTACTTTGATTGACGGGCAGGTTTCTTATATTTACTTAATTAAAGTATTTTATGCATGTAAAAACCaataattttaataaattgttcCCTCCATTCTATatgaattatattatatagtaATTCTACAtgaattatataattatatatatttaagaTTATGGTTAAAATTTAGTTTAATCggttattttgaaaattaaagtaatgaaatttatttaggaTACAGAAAGGCTGAGAAATCAGCCTGAGAAAGGCTGACAAACAAAGGCCCctggcccttttttttttggaccgCCTGTCCCTAGTCGTGCCTAGTCAACACAGCTGGGGAGAggctaattttaaaaaaaaattgtgggcCGCTGTCCCACTGATATTTTTGCAGAGTTTACAATTCATTCTGCTGCTGTGCTGAGAATGAGAAATAGAGTGTGTCAGAGATACATTTGTGCGatgttttttttatatatatattctaaGCAATTAGCCCATGTATATAGCGATGTAGTATGTATATAATAAATAGTTGTGATATTATTTGTGTCCAATATttgtttgtcattttaacatttttttatttgaaataaagaATTTTCATGTCGGATTGAGTTGTTTTTAAGCTACTGAAAATTTTCTAAGGATCTTATTGGATGCAAGACATTGGATTCTAGGAAAGATTCTAAATCAATGGATTTTAAAAGggaaaaatccatttttcatcctCAAACTTTGTGACTAAGACACATTTGGTCCCCAAACTTTTTGACCAGACACATTGAGTACATGTATTAACTATTTTTTGCCGCATTTAGTCAAAAAAcgggaaaattttcaatttggacGGTGAAACCCACGTGGCCGTTAACTTATGCATCGGGAATCAATGCAAGTCAGACTAAAGTCCACACATTCTCTCTCTAATGCAAGTCGACACAAATAGTGGAGTTTTGGTGTTTAAATCAGTCAACTACAATATCAGTTCCTCTTCAATCAGCAAAAATTCACTATTTCTCTGACATCCACCCTGCAGTTCGCAAAAAGGGAATTGAGGAGATGATAACGAATTTCCCTGTTGTTCCCAAACAGGGAACTGAGAGAATTAAGGTGATGATCTCGACCAGTTTGTAGGATGATATTCCAAATAAATTCAAGAAAGATATACCATGCCTTAGGCTACACCTACTAAACTTGCCGAGTTTGCTACGGAGTGACCCAGTTAAAATGCGTTCTTGCAAGCTTGACTAACTAATGGTCCGCCACACAGAAGTAATAGCAAATAACAACATGATTTTTTATCTTCACAAGCACCATAACTAATAACAGAAATGAAAATAGTCACAAAATCAGCAGGGACTAATCCTGTTTGTTGTCTTCTGATGGGTTAGCCAGAATATAAGTCAGATCAAGAGAATATTGTGTTGCTCTAATTACCTGGATCTCCCAAGGAAAAAACTTATCAATCTCACAAAGAGGGGCCAGAGTTCAGTTTTTGCAGTAGAAAAGATGTTGTTAGTTTCCAAGTTACTCTTATTTGAAGATCCAGTGAGAGACTGTGGTGCGGCCTGCAAGGAGACTTTTTCAAATGGCTTTAACAAATCGATGTGTGTCTCACTGGAAAGTGAAGACAGATGGGATGACCCGTTCTGCAAaatcagaagaaacaatagatTCCTAACTACTTAActtcaaaaatcaaatttaaaaataaagcaAAGAATTCTAAAAACTACAAGTAAAATTACTGAGTTTACCTCCCTCCTTCCTCTTTTGTTACATATAGTTTTGGTAAAAAGGCAaggatgaaaaaaataaaaataaaaaagaagaactCTTACCTCTTCAAAGAGTAGCATAAGGTTATTCCATGCATCAGGGAAAGGTTCTTTAACAGCTAAACTTCTCGTGCAGTGGTACAATGCCAGGAAAGCATCGCCAACATATGTTGCTAACAGTGCCAGCTGCAAAGAAACACAAATTTTAAGATCGAGGAAATATACAGTAGAATAAGTTTAACAAATGAATTTGAATGTAGAAACTTCTTAAAAATCAGGATTAAACAATTGCTCCAACTGTTGCCAAAGAATCAATCTAGAAATGAAACAAGGTCCGCAGGATGGTTTCAAAAGTGACTTTTGTTCGCCAATTCAGGCTTGTCCCCAACACTAGTAGAGAATTTGGAACTGAAAATAGTGTAAGAGCAAAAATGACAGATACAAAGCTTTTCTAACATTCTAGAGCTAAACAAAGCCTGTGTTCATCATTAAGTAATATGAAGAAACCTACTTGATTATGGGGATTCCCGCTAGCTGGCCATATCCTGCTTGCTTCTAAGTAGTAAGTAAACGCAACCGACCATTTAGAAGCATCCTGTTTCTTACAAAGCTCGCCATATCTAGCAAGATCCCCAAGACATATTAGAAAGCGGTGGCATGCAAACTGACACTTGCTCAATTTCATTTGTTCAGTAGAAAATGAACTGTCTCCTTTGTTATACAAGAACACCTCCCCTGGCAGACCACAAACTTCTCTGAAAGCCTTGGTCAAATTGCTATAGAAGTCAGTCGCTTCAGACAGGAATGTCTTGAATCACTCCCAGTACACTCAAAGCTTCGTTGAATCACTCCCCTACCTCTGCTAATCTCACGCAGCTTTTCACTCCACAAGCTCGGTGGGAAAGAGATAAACTTGGAGAGGAAAAGGAGCTCCACCCTTAGACTTTGAGTGTACTTTTAGTCAACATTTTGTGTCGACTTGCATTAGAGAGAGAATGTGTGGACTTTAGTCTGACTTGCATTGATTCCCGATGCATAAGTTAACGGCCACGTGGGTTTCACCgtccaaattgaaaattttcccgTTTTTTGACTAAATGTGGCAAAAAATAGTTAATACATGTACTCAATGTGTCTGGTCAAAAAGTTTGGGGACCAAATGTGTCTTAGTCACAAAGTTTGaggatgaaaaatggatttttccCGATTTTAAAATGAGCTGATATGGAATCCACAATAAATCAAATAACTTATTTGATGACAACTTAGGCAAATAGAATTTGTAATTAGTCAAAAGTTTgaggtaaaaaattaaaaacactAGCTTAATGACAACTTAGGCAAATAGAATTTGTAACTATCCAA
This Coffea arabica cultivar ET-39 chromosome 3e, Coffea Arabica ET-39 HiFi, whole genome shotgun sequence DNA region includes the following protein-coding sequences:
- the LOC113737787 gene encoding nonsense-mediated mRNA decay factor SMG7-like, whose product is MKLSKCQFACHRFLICLGDLARYGELCKKQDASKWSVAFTYYLEASRIWPASGNPHNQLALLATYVGDAFLALYHCTRSLAVKEPFPDAWNNLMLLFEENGSSHLSSLSSETHIDLLKPFEKVSLQAAPQSLTGSSNKSNLETNNIFSTAKTELWPLFVRLISFFLGRSR